In Setaria italica strain Yugu1 chromosome IX, Setaria_italica_v2.0, whole genome shotgun sequence, the genomic stretch GGGATTTGGAGAGTAAAAAACGGATGATATTGGAATGAGCAACTCAACATGAAGAGGAATCTTTTTGCCAACTAAATATGCAGAGTCAAATAGAGAGAAAAAATAGGTAGTttattggagatgctcttacatGCCAAATCCCGGGTCAGCGAAGCTGCCTTGTGCTAGATTTCTTGACAAGGAGTGCACGCTGTGCTCGGACATCTGTGGCAACAGTTTTCTTCTCCGAAGGGACTTCAGTCGGTTCCAATGGCATCTTTGAAACTgcaatttcttttatttttggcaAGTTTGCAGTTAGGGATTAAAATCTAGTGGCAAACATGCAGTTTTCTCTTCTTGTTTTTCTCCATCCAAACCTGCTAGGTCACTGAGATTACAATCGGATTAGAGCCTATTGCCAGCGTTTTATCCTTGTCAGTCCACCACTCCTGATATTAATCTCATTTGCCAAACATAGCATTACTGAAACCAGACCATGATAGGACAAGCAATATTTGATTGCTGAAAACGCTTCCAACAAGTAAGCTTTGTTATGTGCCCTGCAGACTACAAAGCTGCACAATCGATGAATCCACACTGGTTAAATTAAATGAGTATAAATTAGTTCAAAAGAATGAGTAGAAATCAGACAAATTCATATTTGAAAATATAGTGCAAACAGCCTAACACAGGTCGATCGATGCATTGTAACGTGCAAGGGGGGCACACATATATTACTATTAGAACTCCAAGAACTAGCTTAGCCACTACATGTTCTAGATATTTATCATTCTCACTGCTGAAACTGCAGGGTAATGACATTTGCTTCAATATCAACGACCAGCTAACTTGTAAGCTGATTGGGTGTTTGGATTGAGCAATGTAATCGGCTGACTATTCACCACCTATTTCATCATAAACATATGCTCAATACTAACACGGAATTCGACCATGTCACCAAATACCTCATCATAAGCACAGGAGCAACTCATCATGGATGGGATCATCCTCATAAGCCCACAACTCCTTCAAAAGCTCAGGGCACCTTATAGCCACAAACTCAAACAGTCCATCATCGGTGGCCATGATCACATCCAGTGAAGGAGGATGTTTAAGAACTCGACGCAAGTCTCCCTGAGCGTGTGGCAGCGGTGCTGCACAGCCAACCTCAACATTTTTGCAACCGTGTTCCCGTTTACGTCTCTGCTCAATTTCTCCTCACAGATCAGCTTAAGCCCCTGCATGTCGTACCTGCCCGCCGCTTCCAGCAAATGCTCAGCCATCATAGACTCTTCAAGCCCAGTCATCTCCGCTAACAAATCTGTGTATATGAAATGCAGCAAGGCCTCAAACACATGAGCTAGCATACCATCGATCCGTATATAATccctgatggtggtggtggtggtgccttCTCTCGTCGCGCCAAAGAGCTCTGCCCTGAAGACCGGCGACCGAGATGCAAGAACGCATCTGTGCGCGCTGAACGTCTCGCCGCCGACTTGGAACGTGATATCGGCGCCCTCTTTGTTCACGAAGAGGTTCCCAAGAGGCCGCTGCAGGtcagatggcggcggcgccctatCCTCCGTCCGGATACTGGCGGGAAGGATGACGTCGCACCTGATCCTTAAGCAGTCGTCCACGAGATGCTCCGACGCCTCCAAACCCTCCCTCTTGATGAAATCATGGAAGCCCTTGCCGGCCCCCACGACGAAGAACTCAATCGATTCTGTGTATTGGGATCGAACGGCCGGCACTGGGTTCCCCGCTTTGTCGAGCAAACTGAACCTGGGTCGTACCTTGACAGGTTTGGTGATGGTGCCGCCGAGGTTAAGGAAGACCGATATGTAGTCGGCGTAGGAGGGATGGGAGCCATTGGGGTAGTAGGAGATGCGCCAGGAATACTTGCCGACCCAGAAAGGGGGAGACTGGATCCGCTTGGTATTGGGAAGCTCCTTGGTGCGCTAGTAGCCATCGACTTTGTACACGTACTGCTCGGTCACCGTGCCCCCGACGATCGCTGAGGCGGAGTAGCACGTCGCCATGGCGGCGAGGGTTTGGACGAGATGAACTGACCGGGGAGAGCGCGGCAAAGGCGATGAAAGACTGAGAAAGAGGGCTTTGGTGATCGAGATCTGGCCCGTAACTGGATTACTGGACTCGAGCCATCAAGAAGGCTGGGCTACTTCAGTCCAAATAGGCTTCAAGCTGGGAGCCTGGGACATTTTTGTATCAAAAGCTGCTGCGGTCGATCCTCAAGACGCATAAAAAAAAATCCGAAATCCTGCCATTGTATCAAAACCCGAACCAATAATGTAATAACCAAAATTGTTTCATCAGAAAAATGACCAAAATCCTAAGTTTGTTAAGTTAGCTTGTACTCACCCCGTCCAAAAATAGTACGCGTATTTTGATTACGAAAAGGTCAAATTTTAGAAGTATTGACAAAAAAATAGTTAAATTGTAAGTAGATTTAGTGTATAAAATTTGCATTAATATATATGTTTAAACTTAAAGTCAATTTGGGTCGATATTAAACCAATAGTAATTAGCATCATATTGTAACAAAAGTTAACTTTGGAAGatttttttcccacaatttaaATACTCATTTCATTTCTAGATAGAGGGAGTACAATTTTGGTTTATACCATTGATATATTAGATTATCCGATATTATTTGGTTTACAATACTATTTCGGTTACCTTtctttacaaaaataattattctgATTTCTAACATCCAAAAAAAGATAAACTTAACTTTAGGGTATTCTTTTGGCCCAGTCTTTGTCGGGTGTTCAGACCAGCAGCCTCGGTAGGATGATTGCACAGCCGAATCACTTATGCCGCTGCCAACATTGCCGAGACATCCCAGATGCCCTCTGCCCGCACTGCGAGCTGAGCCTCGTGCCCCAGCCACGGCAACGGCCCGAAAGCACATGTTCAGTTTGACTAAATTGTGCTGGGACTATGGTCGCGCATCATCTATGTCTTTGCGAGGGTTGCAAGGAGCTTCCGGGAGCCATATGCCCGTTTTGCACACTAGGCTCAGGGGTGATGCCCATCGAAGATCTGAGGGCTCTGGCGTACTCTTTGATCATCTTCTACTCCTTGATGCAGTTTTAGTATTTTAGCAGACTCCTTTGGGACTTGAGATTAACTGAATCGGTTGTTTCTCTGTAATATAGTCTGTCTTCACATTTTAATGTTTGCATGTTATTCTGAGAAGCATTAATTTTTAGTGACAAATGCTGTTTTGAGAGATACTGATCCTACATGCTACTCGTCATATGTATGTGAGTCAATTTGGCACAAGGAGCAATTTGTGGAAACTAGTTGCCTATTCCTTCCTGCGTTGTCAGGGATCAATGTTGTTTAGTTTTGCTTGAGGTGTTGCCTGATGCTAGCTTTGCAGCTACAGTTTGCTCAAGCTGAATGCCTCTTTGTTCTCTACTTTGGTTTTGACTTCTAAACCAATAGTTTTGTTCACAAGCCGAGATATCAATCTGTTTATTCCTTATTCAATTAGGAGACAATACTTATTGACTGATGGTTATTCAATGAGGCGACAATACTTGTTGACTGATGGTTGGATCAGCTAGAATGTTGCCGATCATGAGGTGATTAGGTGAATAATTTGGTTTACTGTTGCTTTTGCTTCCTTGCTGATTTTACTCTGGTTTTAAACTGAATTTGGTAGCAGTTTTGGTGGAGGATTATGTGGTTCTTGTGCATGTCACGTCTGCTATTATCCTGTCAGCTGATTTTTGCTTTGTGGTGCTATTAACTTAGTTGATGATGATTAGACTCTGCTGCTTTGTTATGGATTTAATGGTTTGAATATTAAACTATAAATGTTCAAGGTTAGTAAAACAAATAATCTTTACTGCAAACTCGATGCTATTCCTATAGTGACAACCTGTATTTCTATATCTCATTTTAAAGTGATGTTCCTTGTATTGTTGTTTCGTTATTCATATACCGTACCTGAACCATCAATCAATGTAAAACTTCATCCGAGTATATCTTTTCGAAAAACCCTTAAAAAGGTTGTCATAACGGATGTTTTACTTGAGATTAGTAATCTTACTATTTGTAATTGAAGACTCTTTTTAGATCTCCATTTTAATCCTCAATAAACGCACTAGAAAAACagataaattcaaaaaaaaatattataaaaatcAGAAACACATGTCCATCAATCCGCTAGACTCTAATCATCATaatcattggatctattatgtttgcTAAAAAATTAGCCACCTAtactattatgaaaatagtttcTAAGTAACCCccaaataaatatatatatatataatatatatacatatatatacatacaatttacccacctatgctattatgaaaatgatCTAAATAACCCTTAAATATATATGTAAATTATCCATCTCAACCATTATGTATAGTAACCCCTCAGTATTCATTTAAATTACCCACCAAAGATATTATAagaaataatctaaagtaacccctaaatgaaaatctaaattacccacatatgtcattattaaaataaCCCTTAAATTTGGATCAAaatttagtataaaaatatccCAAAGTACACAAGTGATTCTAAGTTAAAATATAAAATACTAGCTTAAGATATACATGCATGACGTCCATGTCACCATTAGGCTATGTATGTATGTACGAAGcagtgaattttttttgttaaacaCGTGGCTCAAACTAAGGTTCAATTCAACACATGTCAAACACATGTAGAGGTGCGACACAAagtgaaaaaatatataaataaaaataaaaaactatatATAGTACCTGCTCAataaaatcaatcacaattagATAAAGATAGTTATGTATATATAGGAGTATTATGTTAAAAGTAATTAACAAATTATAGAGAGAAATTTTGATTATCAGCTATATGGCCCAAATTTTCACTAATTTTTATTACTTATGTTTCTAAAAATTACTAGAtgagttgatggactagtactTATAATCATCACTACAAACTCAATGTTATGTTTATGTGATAGATTGTTAAACATGTATTCATGTATCTCATATTGAATGTCATATTCTTTATGCTATTGTATCATATTTCATATTAGATATTATACATGAACTTTGAATCAATGTGCAAATTCATCCGAGCTTTCCTTTTTTGAAAATACTTTTAAAAATTTAGCATCAAAGGAGTTTGAGGTTTGTTTTCACTTCAGAAAGGCTATGGATTGTAGATATGTGAGTAGGTTTCATGAATCATTGTTTTACTTCACTCCAAATGCGGTTTAGCGAGGATCCTTGTCCTTCGAAATTTATGTAACTCTAAAATTAGGGTGTGCTCGGTTTCGAAGCGAGCTTGATTTGCCTCGCTTGTGGGAGCAAGCCTTGCCTTGCCTGCTCAAATGAGTCATACTCGCTCTCCTCCAAAAGCAAAGAGAAAGCTTGCTAGCGCAGGCCCCAGGGTAAACTCACTTAAGATCCAAACGCATGCTCCATCTCAATTTCTAGCCGAGAAAGGTGAGGCAAGCGCTTGATAGCAAATGAAGTGGACCCTTAGAGTCTAAACCTTGATAGTTCTATTTAGGGACCTAAGGAAATTTGTTGTATATCCCTTATGTGATTCCTGAATCTTGATCATATGTGTTTCGTTATGCTGATGGCTTCATCAGTTGTACTATTTTCCTTGGACTTAAATATCTGAATTGTGATGTTTTTCACCAGTGAATTAACTATCTGTTACTATATGATTTCTAGTTAAAGgttgttattttattttgtatgtGGTTTGGTATATTACTCCATTAATGGCACATTGATCTCACTACTGATGATTGGTTGTTTCTAGCCTTTAGCATGTACTGCTATGCTATGCTAGCTACTTGTCCTTCCCTTATTATCTGAAACCTTTTCTCCTCTGAATCTGTGGTTCTCTCCTTTGAAACTTGTTTGTTCATTGTTCAGAAATATTAACATCGTATCGGAGCCTATTCTCTTGTGTTTGCTCGCGTTTGTGCTCGTTAATCACTATTCCAAAACTTTAATCTCCCCAGCACTATGGCTGCGTGTAGCTATCACAAGAGGCGATAAAATCCAAACTATCACCTGTAGAGATTAATTAAGACCTCACGTGTTCACGGCAGTATAGCGGCCCATATTAAGCCTAAAAGAGTTGTCTGCAGCAGTAAAACGGCGTGGATGCATGCAGAAAAGATAAAGTTGCTGACATTGTCCATGTGCAAACATGTGTTCGAAATAAAAAAACCCATAATTCTTAAACCAAGCAtctaaattaaattttgattgcACCATTAATTTTATTATAATAAAATCTTCAAAACAACACCACACTCAACTATATTTTTATGGAATTTATTTATGGATATTTTTATGAAGGTGAAATTTTTTATGATATGTATATTTGGAATAAATTATATGAATTCACGGAACAAAATAATTGCACACctcgaacaaattatatgaatacACAGAACAGAAAAAAACGTATAGACCTGGAACAAGTTATACGAACTGATGGAACAACATATCGTATGTctggaacaaattatatgaactcagTCCAGAACTAATcatatgaataaattatataaaCTCAAGGAACAAAATTCTATAGATTGGGAACAAATTGAACAACCAACAGATATTTATAAATTATATGAATTGACGAAATAGGAACAAATATATTATGGATACGGGACAAGTAAGTAGATATGGAAGAatgtaaaataaataaaaaattaaacaaGTATGAAAGAATGTATGAACACATGATATAACGATTTGCAAACCATGACATAACACATTGTGGAACTAAAAACTAAACAAAAAAGATACAAAAGGAAGAAATGCgtaaaaaatgaaagaaaaaataatagaTTGGGAATATGAAAACCCCAAATGCAAGAAAAGATTAAAGTAATAATGcaacatgaaaaaagaaaaatcaaatattaatACTCTACAGCAATCGGAGACTTAGTCTATAGAAAAGAATAAGGAAAGGAACATGAATtataaaaatacaaataaatGATAAAAGCATtatatttaaaaaagaaaaataaataaaaataaagaattGGACCATGCAAGATGAGAAATAGAATACACTTGAGAAGGAATTTCCGTAAGACAATAGAAAAAGAAACACGgaaaaaacaaacaagaaagaaaaagaaaaagaaaagttaatTAAGATGCGGCTACATGCTGCTGGCCTGCCACTGCCAGCGCTGCATGCATgcaattggaaaaaaaaaagaaaagaaagcacGCATGCCATCAGAACGGGCCAAACTATTACTAGCACTTGCCCACCTAGCGAGTCAAAACAGGCTAGCTACAAAAAGTAAATGGGCTAGCTAAATTATTTGGGCCAACCCACGTCCCCGTAGGCGACAGATGACTAATCATCGCATATCTACAACATGTCTTAGCCCACATCACGCTAATATGAAAAAACAGATATATGAATAGATACGAATGTGAAATGCTGATTCTTCAACCTGCTGACACATCAATTTGCAGTCCCTTTTCTTGCATTGCAAGACACATAACAAATACCTCTATTTTCCAATATAAACATTGTCTAGATGAAAAAATTTCCCCTTCATTTAAAATTTTAGATGTTACATATATGAATTACGAACTCAAATTGCCACATCTAGTCACAAGGCCCATTGTCCGCCATTTGCTCTACTACTTTGGCCCATTATGTGGGACGCTCCAAAGTTCAGAAACTGTACCACAATGTGATtttgtcgattatttgagcacaagACCCATTATGTGGAACGCTCCACCCATTACGTGGAACGCTCCATTCACATACGATATGTTGTTCCGGACATACGTTGTTCCATGAGTTCGGAAACTGTTCCACATGTAAATTCAATATTAGATGTGAAATTTGTATTGAATATTTAAGCACAAAGATGGCAtcaaatgaaaacagtttgaaCTATAAAGTTGTAATTCTCATCGAgaactacaatttttatataaaatttatctctatccaagttcatatgaattagttatgattttttgaatatGTGCTGCCCAATTtaagatctaaaatttgaattttagatttgaaatctgtgtcgattatttgagtaccaagatgataccaaatgaaaaaaaaattgaactataaagttgtagatctcgtcgagttctacaactttgatataaaatttatctccatTTGAGTTCacatgaattagttatgattttttaaaagtgcACTGTCCGTTTGATCCGGCGTAGGGgtctatttttgcaaatttttggatcgattatttattttgataaaatcataaaataaaaaataaaaaaaataaaaaaaattcggcgACGAAAGACCGAGAAAGAGGGCTTTGGCGAGATCTGCCCCGTAACTGGGTTGCTGGACTCGAGCGACACAAGAAGGCTGGGCTGCTTCAGTCCATATAGGCCTCAAGCTGGGAGCCTGGGACATTTTGGATCAAAAGCTGCTGCGGTCAATCGATCCTCAGGAGTCACGACGCATAAAAAAAATATCCGAAATCCTAGCATTGTATCAAAAGCCAAACCGATGTAACAAAAATTGTTGCATTCAGAAAAATGACCAAAATCTTAAGTTTGTTAAGTTAGCTTATACTCACTTCGTCCAAAAATAGTACGCATATTTTGATGACAAGGTCAAATTTTAGAagttttgacaaaaaaaattagtTAAATTGTAAGTATATTTAGTGTATAAATTTGCATTAATATGTTTATActtaaatttaatttggattGATATTGAGCCATTAGTAATTGGCATCAtattagaacaaaaaataacttTGGAAGATTTTTTCCCTCAATTTAAACACGCCTATCATTTTTCGATAGAGGGAGTACAATTTTGGTTTAGAAAATTGATATATTAGATTATCCGATATTATTTGGTTTACAAAATTAATCTATTAGGTTAACCAATACTATTTTGATTACCTTTTTTCCATAAATAATTATTCTGATTTCTAACATCCAAAAACAAAATAAACTTAACTTTAGGGTATTCTTTTTGGCCCAAGCCTTTGCCGGTGTTTAGACTAGGGGTACTTAGGTCATTTCTGATGACTACTAATCTGTATGAAAAAATCTTTAAACTGCATTTGTTTTAAGAACTATGATTAATTAGGTGAATGGAGAAGCTATAATATTTTCAAGAAAATGTCGGGTTTGCTAGACATCCGCAGTTAGCTTAACTACGTGCGTACGTACGGCTGATCGTCCATCTCGTAGGATATGATGTCATGGTTGTTCCTGTGTGTCGGAGAGTGTGATTTTTTGAGCTAGTAGCTACTATCTGACACCACCCACATGTAAACTGGAATTCCAGCCCCCATCATCGACTTGTTCTTCGCTCTCTGGATTTACCGCGTATCGTTGCCGGCGAATCAATTCCAAAAGAAGAAACACAGCTTCTATAATTAACGTCTCCCAAACAATCTCATTGGTTTAAGGAAGCCGAGAGTGACCAATCCAGGGACAGCAGAACGCGCCGTTTTCCCTTTGTTGGGTAGCCTGCAGCAATCACTATATAAACACCGTGAAATGCACATAGCCCGGCACCGCAGCAGCGCAAGGCAAGAGCAAGAACACTGCGCAAGCAGCAATGGTGAACGCCAAGCCTCTCGCCGCGCCACTActggccgtcgtcgtcctcgccctgctgctgcagctggccTCGGTCTCGTGCGCCCGCCGCCACTCGCCGGCGGTGTCAGCGCACACCCCAGCCGTGATGACGGTGAACGGGTTCGAGcgcgggggcagcggcggcggggcgtcgGCCTGCGACGGGCACTTCCACAGCAACGGCGAGAGGATCGTGGCGCTCTCCAGCGGGTGGCTCCGGCTGGACGGCACGCGGCGGTGCAACCGAATGATCCGCATCACGAGCCGCGGCGGGCGGTCCGTGGTGGCCAAGGTCGTCGACGAGTGCGACTCCTCGCGCGGCTGCGACGACAACATCGTCGACTCGTCGGCGGCCGTGTGGAAGGCGCTCGGGCTCGACACCGACGTCGGCAGGGTCCCCGTCACGTGGTCCGATGCCTGACGACGGCTGTATCAGTCAAGTGCACTGGCAACGCATGTTACGTACGTGAAGGTTGCATTGCCACACAGGGTGTGAGCCGGTGATGACAGGGTTAACGTGATGCTTTGTGTATTCATGGCTTCATGCTAAGAGCGAGGTCAGAGTACGTAGCAGAACACGTGTGTGATGATATATTACGTCAGCAAATCGGACGAGCTTGTCCTGTTTCTTTTTGGGTAACTGTTTGTGTTTTTGTAGCTATTTTCAGAAAAGGTTCATGTTAAAGTTGCACGCCCTAAGTCGtatttttagaagaaaaaaagttcATGTTAAAGTTGTTTTGCAATTTTCTGATACTCTGACCAAGTTTATATGAACAGGTATCAACAGTTTTGACATCCAATTAATTTCATTAAAttattatgaaatatatatatatatatcttgttACTGCATTATTTGTATGTTAATATATTAAAAACTTGGTTAAAGTTAAGGTAATGACTTCATTCAGGCGGACCATTTTATGGTTCTGGGGAACGGCTGGCTCTATCCATCGTATCGTTGATCAGAGGCACGGCCGCAAGTCACTTTTTCAACCCTACAACATGATTTTTCTATCCGCTCTGCTGTCCTTACCCCGTCTCTCCAACCACACAATCCGGCCACCACTAGTCTCCCTCTCCTCGACAGGATTTGATTCAttccctctgccgccgccgccgtcgccgccgccgctgtggaTCCACGTGATGTAGCCCCTCGTGGCCTCGCCGCTGTGGACATGCTCCGCCTAGGGCATCCTCAAGCACATGCTCCTCGCCATCAATGCTACTGCGCTCCACCTTCTCTCTGGGGCATTCTCCGCCAGCTGGCCCCTCTACCCAGCTGCGGCCGCTACCTCCGATAGGACGACCAACATCCAGGCCGATGTCCCATCACTGGAGAACGGTTCTACCATTTTGCAAAATATGAAGATAAGAGTTTTGTACATTTAACTAATTTAATTACAAAAGAAACAAGCGGAATAGAAGCATACCAATTCTGACCAGTTCAAACTGGGGGCTTTAACTCTTCGAGTCCTCTAGAATAGGCAGAAATTAT encodes the following:
- the LOC101758644 gene encoding putative ripening-related protein 6, encoding MVNAKPLAAPLLAVVVLALLLQLASVSCARRHSPAVSAHTPAVMTVNGFERGGSGGGASACDGHFHSNGERIVALSSGWLRLDGTRRCNRMIRITSRGGRSVVAKVVDECDSSRGCDDNIVDSSAAVWKALGLDTDVGRVPVTWSDA
- the LOC101773796 gene encoding BTB/POZ and MATH domain-containing protein 1-like — translated: MATCYSASAIVGGTVTEQYVYKYSWRISYYPNGSHPSYADYISVFLNLGGTITKPVKVRPRFSLLDKAGNPVPAVRSQYTESIEFFVVGAGKGFHDFIKREGLEASEHLVDDCLRIRCDVILPASIRTEDRAPPPSDLQRPLGNLFVNKEGADITFQVGGETFSAHRCVLASRSPVFRAELFGATREGTTTTTIRDYIRIDGMLAHVFEALLHFIYTDLLAEMTGLEESMMAEHLLEAAGRYDMQGLKLICEEKLSRDVNGNTVAKMLRLAVQHRCHTLRETCVEFLNILLHWM